Proteins found in one Tsukamurella paurometabola DSM 20162 genomic segment:
- a CDS encoding MDR family MFS transporter, which produces MSDTVEAPPHQSSSAPMTHREILEVMAGLLAALFTALLSTTIVSTALPRIIADLHASQTAFSWVITTALLANAASTPIWGKLADLFNKKVLVQAAIVIFVAGSAIAGAAPNVEVLLGARVIQGIGMGGLTALVVAIIGSIIPPRERGRYSGYMGAVMAVSMSGGPILGGVITDHIGWRWCFYVSVPLAVGALVLIQRTLHLPTQRKDDVSIDWLGATLLTAGVSVLLIWVSFAGKNYDWISGTSAAYLIVGFLLLALTVYVESRAKDPIIPLHIITERTTALAIIASIAVGVGMFGATSFLGLYFQTSRGYSPTMAGVLTIPMVLGMLVSSVVSGQLITRTGTWKPFVVGGAFVMVAGFTLLGTIDHETPLSTVMLYIAIVGLGVGSLMQNLVLAVQNTVSVQNIGSASSSVAFFRTFGGAIGVSALGAVLASRVADLTRSGLATLGIHAPAGGSGSGAQLDLTTLPGPVQEIIRASYGDATGRIFLVAAACAVVTLIAVTLLPNKPLRTTLDMEPADGNTN; this is translated from the coding sequence ATGTCGGACACCGTGGAGGCACCGCCACATCAGTCATCGTCGGCCCCCATGACCCACCGGGAGATCCTCGAGGTCATGGCGGGACTCCTGGCCGCACTGTTCACCGCTCTGCTCAGCACCACCATCGTGTCCACGGCCCTGCCGCGGATCATCGCCGACCTGCACGCCTCGCAGACCGCGTTCTCCTGGGTCATCACCACCGCGCTGCTGGCCAACGCCGCGTCGACCCCGATCTGGGGCAAGCTGGCCGACCTGTTCAACAAGAAGGTCCTCGTCCAAGCCGCGATCGTGATCTTCGTGGCGGGCTCGGCGATCGCCGGTGCCGCGCCCAACGTCGAGGTGCTGCTGGGCGCTCGCGTCATCCAGGGCATCGGCATGGGCGGCCTCACCGCCCTGGTCGTGGCCATCATCGGCAGCATCATCCCGCCACGAGAACGTGGGCGGTACTCCGGCTACATGGGCGCCGTCATGGCCGTCTCCATGTCGGGTGGCCCGATCCTGGGCGGCGTGATCACCGATCACATCGGGTGGCGCTGGTGCTTCTACGTCAGCGTCCCCCTCGCCGTGGGCGCGCTCGTCCTGATCCAGCGCACACTGCACCTGCCCACCCAACGCAAGGACGACGTGTCCATCGACTGGCTGGGCGCCACCCTGCTCACCGCGGGCGTGTCCGTCCTGTTGATCTGGGTCTCGTTCGCCGGCAAGAACTACGACTGGATCTCCGGCACCTCGGCGGCGTACCTGATCGTCGGCTTCCTGCTGCTGGCGCTCACCGTCTACGTCGAGTCGCGCGCCAAGGATCCGATCATCCCGCTGCACATCATCACCGAGCGCACCACCGCGCTCGCGATCATCGCCTCCATCGCGGTCGGCGTCGGCATGTTCGGCGCCACGTCGTTCCTCGGCCTGTACTTCCAGACCTCGCGCGGCTACTCCCCCACCATGGCGGGCGTCCTCACCATTCCGATGGTGCTCGGAATGCTGGTCTCGTCGGTGGTTTCGGGCCAATTGATCACCCGCACCGGCACGTGGAAGCCCTTCGTGGTGGGCGGCGCGTTCGTCATGGTCGCCGGTTTCACCCTGCTCGGCACCATCGACCACGAGACGCCGCTGAGCACCGTGATGCTCTACATCGCGATCGTCGGCCTCGGCGTCGGCTCGCTGATGCAGAACCTGGTGCTGGCGGTGCAGAACACGGTCAGCGTGCAGAACATCGGTTCCGCGTCGAGTTCGGTCGCGTTCTTCCGCACGTTCGGCGGTGCGATCGGGGTCTCCGCCCTGGGCGCGGTACTCGCCTCCCGGGTCGCCGACCTCACCCGCAGCGGCCTGGCGACGCTGGGCATTCACGCCCCCGCGGGCGGCTCGGGCAGTGGAGCGCAGCTCGACCTGACGACCCTGCCCGGCCCGGTCCAGGAGATCATCCGGGCCTCCTACGGGGACGCGACCGGCCGGATCTTCCTGGTCGCCGCGGCCTGCGCCGTCGTCACCCTGATCGCGGTGACGCTGCTGCCCAACAAGCCGCTGCGCACCACACTCGACATGGAACCGGCGGACGGAAACACCAACTGA
- a CDS encoding SRPBCC domain-containing protein, whose product MPFVIDHTRDIDAPAALVWQVLTDFDDYGQWNPFVPSATCDLRPGGRFAMRVALIAGRLMSQTEFVVTVDAGKGFSYSMKPAPGGLVRSIRDQRVEETGEGRSRYTSHFRIDGALSLVVGATLGRFLRRGFDGHADGLVRRAEQLAR is encoded by the coding sequence ATGCCCTTCGTGATCGACCACACGCGCGATATCGATGCACCCGCCGCCCTGGTGTGGCAGGTACTCACCGACTTCGACGACTACGGACAGTGGAACCCGTTCGTACCGTCCGCGACCTGCGATCTGCGACCGGGTGGCCGATTCGCGATGCGGGTCGCGTTGATAGCGGGCAGGCTGATGTCGCAGACCGAGTTCGTGGTCACGGTCGATGCCGGGAAGGGGTTCTCGTACTCGATGAAACCCGCGCCCGGCGGCCTGGTGCGCAGCATTCGTGACCAGCGCGTCGAGGAGACGGGCGAGGGGCGCTCGCGCTACACCTCGCACTTCCGGATCGACGGTGCGCTCTCACTCGTCGTGGGGGCCACGCTCGGACGGTTCCTGCGGCGCGGCTTCGACGGCCACGCCGACGGATTGGTGCGGCGGGCCGAGCAGCTCGCGCGCTGA
- a CDS encoding PaaI family thioesterase, with the protein MSSAQPPVDRYAQHLGIEVTGHGGGRAEALVTVAEDHLNPHETTHGAFIFAVVGTAVAAAANDDEHTGVASSIHIDYLRPTRLGDTLHATAEVAERLPKEDIFVVRVTDPDGEVVARATARFTRRVRAE; encoded by the coding sequence ATGAGCAGCGCGCAGCCTCCCGTCGACCGGTACGCCCAGCACCTCGGGATCGAGGTGACCGGCCACGGCGGCGGGCGCGCGGAGGCCCTGGTCACGGTGGCCGAGGATCATCTCAATCCGCACGAGACCACGCACGGGGCGTTCATCTTCGCGGTGGTGGGCACGGCGGTGGCCGCGGCCGCCAACGACGACGAGCACACCGGCGTGGCCAGCTCCATCCACATCGATTACCTGCGCCCCACCCGCCTCGGAGACACCTTGCACGCCACGGCCGAGGTGGCCGAACGGCTACCGAAGGAGGACATCTTCGTGGTGCGGGTGACCGATCCGGACGGCGAGGTGGTGGCCCGGGCCACCGCCCGGTTCACGCGCCGGGTGCGGGCCGAATAG
- a CDS encoding ATP-dependent helicase, which yields MPDALRAFTPATAEWFDESFAAPTAAQAQAWASIAKGRNTLVVAPTGSGKTLSAFLWALDRLAETAPPERPSGTSVLYISPLKALAVDVERNLRAPLSGIARVRARRGEPAPEISVGVRSGDTPAQQRRKLIRTPPDVLITTPESLFLMLTSQARETLAGVHTVIVDEVHAVAGTKRGTHLALSLERLDALLERPAQRIGLSATVEPAQEVAAFLGGPRPATVVRPPSEKEFDLTVTVPVPDMTELDVIPGDEDEPVQQGSLWPHVEAAIVDLIGRHRSTIVFANSRRLAERLTARINELAAGVHTGAPNPTVAGGAPAQVLASGQSHGAEAVLARAHHGSVSKEQRAIIEDDLKSGRLRCVVATSSLELGIDMGAVDLVIQVEAPPSVAAGLQRVGRAGHQVGEPSRGVFFPKHRTDLLHSTVTVQRMREGAIEKLSVPRNPLDVLAQQTVAAAAMDVLDVHDWLALVRRAHPYAALPDSAYEAVLDLLSGRYPSEDFGELRPRLVWDRDAGTLTGRPGAGRLAVTSGGAIPDRGLFGVFMVGEKASRVGELDEEMVYESRVGDVFALGATSWRIEEITHDRVLVSPAFGQPGRLPFWVGDTVGRPAELGRAIGRFTREFTALSGPDRSAQAGAVGLGDWATDNLVALLDEQEQATGVLPTDRTLVVERFRDELGDWRVALHSPLSMRVHAPWGLAIGARLTERYGISGAVTATDDGIVVRLPDTDDAPPGAELFRFDPDEIDGLVTDAVGSSALFASRFRECAARALLLPRRDPGKRSPLWQQRQRASQLLEVARNYSQFPIVLEAVRECLQDVYDVPELVAVHRSLQSRALRIAEVETVTPSPFAASLLFSYVGAFMYEGDAPLAERRAAVLSLDPAVLSQLLGRVELTELLDADILDEVAAQLQRTASGYRARTLEQVADLIRELGPLGRAEIADRSEGVDPVRAVDELIDAGRAFGYGDGWIAAVEDAARLRDGLGVPLQPGIAQAFTEAVPDPIGDLVARYARRHGPFTAIQVARRYGLGVAVVHRALADLVSGRRVVEGRFIALDETEAGDSPQFCDAEVLRRIRQRSLARLRHDVEPVPERAYAEFLAAWHHLRAPLRGVDGVATVVDQLAGVPIPASAWETLVLPQRVHDYTPAMLDELTGTGEVVWTGHGAIGAQDGWIAFHPADLAPLTVAPPDALDLTDAHVAIEDAVRGGGAYFYRQLAGATPEALWDLVWAGRLTGDTFAPVRARLAGGRRATAHRSPRRPPRARFRMPVEQSPPMVGGRWSLPPAPPEADDPTVRSHTLAEQLLERYGVVTRGAVMAEHVEGGFARVYRTLAAFEESGKARRGYFIERLGAAQFARNGTVDALRDAATALQRSDERGEPAPPLVLAATDPANPFGAALPWPERSPSGDTPGARPGRKPGAVVVLADGALAAFVERGGRTLLTFTDAPEAAFAALAEAAPRLGGLTIDKIDGAPALTSPLAGALAAAGFAKTPKGLRVR from the coding sequence ATGCCGGATGCCCTCCGGGCGTTCACGCCCGCCACCGCTGAGTGGTTCGACGAGTCGTTCGCCGCACCCACCGCGGCACAGGCACAGGCGTGGGCGTCGATCGCGAAGGGCCGCAACACCCTGGTCGTCGCGCCGACCGGTTCCGGCAAGACGCTCTCGGCGTTCCTCTGGGCGCTGGACCGGCTGGCGGAGACGGCACCACCGGAACGGCCCAGCGGAACCTCGGTGCTCTACATCTCCCCACTCAAGGCGCTCGCGGTCGACGTGGAGCGGAACCTGCGCGCACCCCTATCCGGCATCGCCCGCGTGCGAGCACGCCGGGGCGAGCCCGCGCCCGAGATCAGCGTGGGAGTGCGATCGGGCGACACCCCGGCCCAGCAACGGCGGAAACTGATCCGCACGCCACCCGACGTGCTGATCACCACGCCCGAGTCACTGTTCCTCATGCTCACCTCACAGGCCCGCGAGACGCTGGCGGGCGTGCACACGGTGATCGTCGACGAGGTGCACGCGGTCGCGGGCACCAAACGCGGCACGCACCTGGCGCTGTCGTTGGAGCGGCTCGACGCACTGCTGGAACGGCCCGCGCAACGGATCGGGCTCTCGGCCACCGTGGAGCCCGCGCAGGAGGTGGCGGCCTTCCTCGGCGGCCCGCGCCCGGCCACCGTGGTGCGGCCACCCTCGGAGAAGGAGTTCGACCTGACCGTCACCGTCCCGGTGCCGGACATGACCGAACTCGACGTGATCCCGGGCGACGAAGACGAGCCGGTGCAACAGGGTTCCCTGTGGCCGCACGTCGAGGCCGCGATCGTCGACCTCATCGGGCGGCACCGGTCCACCATCGTCTTCGCCAACTCCCGGCGGCTGGCGGAGCGGCTCACCGCGCGGATCAATGAGTTGGCCGCGGGCGTGCACACGGGCGCACCGAATCCCACCGTGGCCGGGGGTGCTCCCGCGCAGGTGCTCGCCAGCGGCCAGAGTCATGGGGCGGAGGCTGTGCTCGCACGCGCTCACCACGGTTCGGTGAGCAAGGAGCAGCGCGCGATCATCGAGGACGATCTGAAATCGGGGCGGCTGCGCTGCGTGGTGGCCACATCCAGCCTGGAGCTCGGGATCGACATGGGCGCTGTCGATCTGGTGATCCAGGTGGAGGCACCACCATCGGTGGCGGCCGGCCTGCAGCGCGTCGGTCGCGCAGGGCACCAGGTGGGCGAGCCCAGCCGCGGCGTCTTCTTTCCCAAGCATCGCACTGATCTGTTGCACAGCACCGTCACCGTGCAGCGGATGCGCGAGGGCGCGATCGAGAAGCTCTCCGTGCCGCGTAATCCGCTCGACGTGCTGGCGCAACAGACCGTGGCGGCCGCGGCGATGGACGTGCTCGATGTGCACGACTGGCTCGCGCTGGTACGCCGCGCGCATCCCTATGCGGCACTCCCGGATTCCGCCTACGAGGCGGTTCTCGATCTGCTCTCCGGTCGGTATCCGTCGGAGGACTTCGGCGAGCTTCGGCCAAGGCTGGTGTGGGATCGCGACGCCGGCACACTCACCGGCCGGCCTGGGGCCGGGCGGCTCGCCGTGACCTCGGGCGGCGCGATTCCCGACCGCGGCCTGTTCGGGGTGTTCATGGTGGGCGAGAAGGCCTCCCGCGTGGGCGAGCTCGACGAGGAGATGGTCTACGAGTCCCGGGTGGGCGATGTCTTCGCCCTGGGCGCTACCTCCTGGCGGATCGAAGAGATCACCCACGACCGGGTACTGGTCTCCCCCGCCTTCGGCCAGCCGGGCCGGCTGCCCTTCTGGGTGGGAGACACCGTGGGCCGCCCCGCCGAACTCGGTCGCGCCATCGGGCGGTTCACCCGCGAATTCACCGCGCTCTCCGGCCCCGACCGGTCGGCACAGGCGGGAGCCGTGGGCCTCGGCGATTGGGCCACCGACAACCTCGTCGCCCTGCTCGATGAGCAGGAGCAGGCGACCGGCGTACTGCCTACCGACCGCACCCTCGTCGTCGAGCGCTTCCGGGACGAGCTCGGCGACTGGCGGGTGGCGCTGCACTCCCCGCTCAGTATGCGGGTGCACGCACCCTGGGGCCTCGCTATCGGAGCACGGCTGACCGAGCGGTACGGCATCAGCGGCGCGGTGACCGCCACCGACGACGGGATCGTGGTGCGGCTACCCGATACCGACGATGCACCGCCCGGCGCTGAGCTGTTCCGGTTCGATCCCGACGAGATCGACGGCCTGGTCACCGATGCCGTGGGATCGAGTGCGCTGTTCGCTTCCCGGTTCCGCGAGTGCGCGGCCCGCGCCTTGCTGTTACCGCGCCGCGATCCGGGCAAGCGGTCACCCCTGTGGCAACAGCGGCAACGCGCCAGCCAGTTGCTGGAGGTGGCACGCAACTACTCGCAGTTCCCGATCGTGCTGGAGGCCGTGCGGGAATGTCTGCAGGATGTGTACGACGTGCCGGAACTCGTCGCCGTGCATCGCAGTCTGCAGTCTCGGGCGCTGCGGATCGCGGAGGTCGAGACGGTGACGCCGTCACCGTTCGCGGCGTCGCTGCTGTTCAGTTACGTGGGGGCGTTCATGTACGAGGGCGATGCGCCGCTCGCGGAACGCCGCGCCGCGGTATTGAGCCTGGACCCGGCGGTGCTCTCGCAGTTGCTCGGCCGCGTCGAGCTCACCGAGCTGCTGGATGCCGACATCCTCGACGAGGTGGCGGCGCAGCTGCAACGCACCGCATCCGGCTACCGCGCGCGCACCCTGGAGCAGGTGGCCGATCTGATCCGCGAGCTCGGTCCGCTCGGCCGTGCCGAGATCGCCGACCGGTCCGAAGGCGTCGATCCGGTGCGCGCGGTCGATGAACTGATCGACGCGGGAAGAGCGTTCGGCTATGGCGACGGCTGGATCGCCGCCGTGGAAGACGCCGCACGGCTGCGAGACGGCCTCGGGGTGCCGCTGCAACCCGGCATCGCGCAGGCGTTCACCGAGGCGGTGCCCGATCCGATCGGCGATCTGGTCGCCCGGTACGCGCGCCGGCATGGGCCGTTCACCGCTATCCAGGTGGCCCGCCGGTACGGACTCGGCGTGGCGGTCGTGCACCGCGCACTCGCCGACCTGGTCTCCGGCCGCCGTGTGGTGGAGGGCCGGTTCATCGCGCTGGACGAGACCGAAGCCGGCGACTCCCCGCAGTTCTGCGACGCCGAGGTCCTCCGCCGGATTCGGCAGCGCAGCCTGGCCCGGCTGCGGCACGACGTCGAACCCGTTCCCGAGCGGGCCTACGCCGAGTTCCTCGCCGCATGGCATCACCTGCGCGCGCCGCTGCGCGGCGTCGACGGCGTGGCCACGGTGGTCGACCAGCTCGCCGGGGTGCCGATTCCGGCGTCGGCGTGGGAGACGCTCGTACTGCCGCAGCGGGTACACGATTACACGCCCGCGATGCTCGACGAGCTCACCGGCACCGGCGAGGTGGTGTGGACCGGGCACGGCGCGATCGGTGCCCAGGACGGCTGGATCGCCTTCCACCCGGCGGATCTGGCTCCGCTCACGGTGGCGCCGCCGGATGCGCTGGACCTCACCGATGCGCACGTGGCGATCGAGGACGCGGTGCGCGGAGGTGGCGCCTACTTCTACCGCCAGCTGGCCGGTGCGACGCCCGAGGCGCTGTGGGATCTGGTGTGGGCGGGCAGGCTCACCGGCGATACCTTCGCACCGGTGCGGGCCCGATTGGCGGGCGGACGTCGTGCGACGGCGCACCGGTCGCCGCGGCGGCCGCCGCGAGCGCGGTTCCGGATGCCGGTCGAGCAGTCGCCGCCGATGGTCGGGGGCCGATGGTCGCTGCCGCCGGCACCCCCTGAAGCGGACGATCCGACGGTCCGCTCGCACACCCTCGCCGAACAGCTCCTGGAACGGTACGGCGTGGTGACCCGCGGCGCCGTGATGGCCGAACATGTCGAGGGCGGATTCGCACGGGTGTACCGCACCCTGGCGGCGTTCGAGGAGTCCGGGAAGGCCCGGCGCGGCTATTTCATCGAGCGACTCGGGGCGGCCCAATTCGCGCGGAACGGCACCGTCGACGCGCTGCGCGATGCGGCGACGGCGCTGCAGCGCTCGGACGAGCGGGGCGAGCCCGCGCCACCGCTGGTGCTCGCGGCCACCGATCCGGCGAACCCCTTCGGTGCCGCGCTGCCCTGGCCGGAACGATCGCCGTCGGGTGATACCCCCGGGGCCAGGCCGGGCCGCAAGCCCGGCGCCGTCGTCGTGCTCGCCGACGGCGCACTCGCCGCCTTCGTCGAGCGCGGAGGCCGCACCCTGCTCACCTTCACCGATGCCCCGGAGGCGGCGTTCGCGGCGCTCGCGGAGGCGGCGCCGCGGCTCGGCGGCCTCACCATCGACAAGATCGACGGTGCACCGGCGCTCACCTCCCCGCTGGCCGGCGCACTCGCCGCCGCCGGTTTCGCAAAGACTCCGAAGGGACTGCGGGTGCGCTGA
- a CDS encoding carboxylesterase/lipase family protein: protein MGEPQVESPAGKISGASVGGVSRYLGIPYGKPPVGELRFALPEPADRLSGVFAATEFGPTPPASMELPAPYTYPVIEGDNWLTLNVWTPPDAQPGADLPVYVWFYGGSFAMGSTAQSLFDGTSFARDGVVYVSANYRVGLEGFTHLPDAPDNRGLHDQILALQWVQDNISAFGGDPKRVTIGGESAGSMSVSTLATTKYAGSLFHQVICESGIGVAAPIETAKQAAEPLKAALGLHLTAAALREKDPREQAAAVAKVLHKLSPHNVLTLFPPVVDNDLVPVNPASRLNRGPVPVKMLIGNNQKESDFWRVFGEFVPGEHTLKTLDVLLRPLGVTDPVVTAYKKVYGDSLSAGEIFLELLSDGAFGGPTYAAQTGQLENCYAYYFTWPSSIHTKSPMHTLDLGFAFDNIGDPGFTLYAGDGAPQSLADDIHGRWLSFIKTGVPGDDWNPYRSEDDVKVFGPPAARNTDALKAWSY, encoded by the coding sequence ATGGGCGAGCCCCAGGTCGAGAGTCCGGCCGGCAAGATCAGTGGCGCATCGGTGGGGGGTGTCTCGCGGTACCTCGGCATTCCCTACGGGAAGCCACCGGTGGGCGAGCTGCGATTCGCGTTGCCGGAGCCGGCCGACCGGTTGTCCGGTGTATTCGCCGCCACGGAGTTCGGTCCGACGCCGCCCGCGTCGATGGAGTTGCCCGCGCCGTACACCTATCCGGTGATCGAGGGTGACAACTGGCTGACGCTGAACGTGTGGACCCCGCCGGACGCCCAGCCGGGCGCGGACCTGCCGGTGTACGTGTGGTTCTACGGCGGTTCGTTCGCGATGGGCAGCACGGCGCAGTCGCTGTTCGACGGCACGAGTTTCGCCCGCGACGGGGTGGTCTACGTCTCGGCCAACTACCGCGTGGGCCTGGAGGGGTTCACCCACCTGCCCGATGCGCCGGACAACCGCGGCCTGCACGACCAGATCCTGGCGCTGCAGTGGGTGCAGGACAACATCTCCGCCTTCGGCGGCGATCCGAAGCGGGTCACCATCGGCGGTGAATCCGCGGGCTCGATGAGCGTGTCCACGCTGGCCACCACGAAGTACGCGGGATCACTGTTCCATCAGGTGATCTGCGAGTCGGGTATCGGTGTCGCGGCGCCGATCGAGACCGCGAAGCAGGCGGCCGAGCCGCTCAAGGCCGCGCTGGGCCTGCACCTGACCGCTGCTGCGCTGCGCGAGAAGGATCCGCGGGAACAGGCCGCCGCGGTGGCCAAGGTGCTGCACAAGCTGAGCCCGCACAACGTGCTCACGCTGTTCCCGCCGGTGGTCGACAACGATCTGGTGCCGGTCAACCCCGCCAGCCGGCTCAATCGCGGGCCGGTGCCCGTGAAGATGCTGATCGGCAACAATCAGAAGGAATCCGACTTCTGGCGGGTGTTCGGCGAGTTCGTTCCCGGGGAGCACACCCTCAAGACGCTCGACGTCCTGCTGCGCCCGCTGGGGGTGACCGATCCGGTGGTCACGGCCTACAAGAAGGTCTACGGCGACAGCCTGTCGGCCGGCGAGATCTTCCTGGAGTTGCTCTCCGACGGCGCCTTCGGCGGTCCCACCTACGCGGCGCAGACCGGTCAGCTCGAGAACTGCTACGCGTACTACTTCACCTGGCCGTCCAGCATTCACACCAAGTCGCCGATGCACACCCTCGACCTGGGCTTCGCGTTCGACAACATCGGCGATCCGGGCTTCACCCTGTACGCAGGTGATGGCGCCCCGCAGTCCCTGGCCGACGATATCCATGGCCGGTGGCTGAGCTTCATCAAGACCGGTGTACCCGGCGACGACTGGAATCCCTACCGGTCGGAGGACGACGTCAAGGTCTTCGGACCGCCCGCCGCACGCAACACCGATGCGCTCAAGGCTTGGTCCTACTGA
- a CDS encoding LGFP repeat-containing protein, with product MTTHATHLSHRRTALRVAVAAAALTVGISGAVTAVAKADQQVGRFWVKGQIETSYFATGGWARWGVPLIPESNAARGGKFQTFKENTSFYWHPAVDGGNAHQIGGAIRAKWGENNWERGPLGFPITDEIHARGPFSTVTGAMNAFQGGVIYWSPASGTWPVWGEILVKWSAEKRESGKYGYPTGPEVRNGSSFSQTFQRGVITWP from the coding sequence ATGACCACGCACGCCACGCATCTCAGCCACCGCCGCACCGCCTTGCGCGTCGCCGTCGCGGCGGCCGCGCTCACCGTCGGCATCAGCGGCGCCGTGACCGCCGTCGCCAAGGCCGATCAGCAGGTGGGCCGGTTCTGGGTCAAGGGCCAGATCGAAACGTCCTACTTCGCCACCGGCGGATGGGCGCGCTGGGGCGTGCCCCTGATCCCCGAGTCGAACGCCGCCCGCGGCGGCAAGTTCCAGACCTTCAAGGAGAACACCTCGTTCTACTGGCACCCCGCCGTCGACGGCGGCAATGCGCACCAGATCGGCGGTGCCATTCGGGCGAAGTGGGGTGAGAACAACTGGGAGCGCGGCCCGCTGGGCTTCCCGATCACCGACGAGATCCATGCGCGCGGCCCGTTCAGCACCGTGACCGGTGCGATGAACGCCTTCCAGGGCGGCGTCATCTACTGGTCACCGGCCAGCGGCACCTGGCCCGTGTGGGGCGAGATCCTGGTGAAGTGGAGCGCCGAGAAGCGCGAATCCGGTAAGTACGGCTACCCGACCGGGCCCGAGGTCCGCAACGGCAGTAGTTTCTCCCAGACGTTCCAGCGCGGTGTGATCACCTGGCCGTGA
- a CDS encoding acyl-CoA dehydrogenase family protein yields MPATHEVFNQATPLVDYDAAQYPPLLDAVRSAGATDSLEEIHATGRRAGSAEAIAWGEQANAHPPVLKTHDRFGNRIDEVTYDPAYHQLMSAAIEQGLHAAPWESDSPHAHLTRAAKFSVWTSVDAGHTCPISMTYAAVPALRHTPELAAQYEPLLAARVYDPVLRVPTTKRGLTAGMSMTEKQGGSDVRAGTTRAAPQPDGSYLLTGHKWFTSAPMSDMFLTLAQAPGGLSCVLVPRILPDGSRNRFHLQRLKDKLGNHSNASSEIEYDGAVGHLVGEEGAGVRTIVEMVNMTRLDCTIGSAALMRIGTQQAAHHVAHRNAFGAVLIDQPLMRNVLADLAVEAEAATTVAMWLAELTDLAQAGATMADGSPAADLRRIALAISKFHVCKRGPIHAAEAIECFGGNGYVEESGMPKLYREAPLLSIWEGSGNVAALDVLRAAGRQPATVAALFGFLDGAAGADERLDAAVIRLKDELSDVDQLEYRARRVVEAAALAIQGALLVTRGEQAAADAFCATRLGADWGGVFGTLPRGLDVGTLIARATPKVG; encoded by the coding sequence ATGCCCGCCACCCACGAGGTCTTCAACCAGGCCACCCCCCTCGTCGATTACGACGCCGCGCAGTACCCGCCCCTGCTCGACGCGGTCCGCTCGGCCGGTGCCACCGACTCGCTGGAAGAGATCCACGCCACCGGCCGCCGAGCGGGAAGCGCCGAGGCGATCGCGTGGGGCGAACAGGCCAATGCCCATCCGCCCGTGCTGAAGACGCACGACCGATTCGGCAACCGGATCGACGAGGTGACCTACGACCCGGCCTACCACCAGCTGATGTCCGCCGCGATCGAGCAGGGCCTGCACGCCGCGCCGTGGGAATCGGACAGCCCGCATGCGCATCTGACCCGCGCGGCCAAGTTCTCCGTCTGGACCTCGGTCGACGCCGGACACACCTGCCCCATCTCGATGACCTACGCCGCGGTACCCGCGCTGCGCCACACGCCGGAGCTGGCCGCGCAGTACGAGCCGCTGCTGGCCGCCCGCGTCTACGACCCGGTGTTGCGCGTGCCCACCACCAAGCGGGGCCTCACGGCGGGTATGTCGATGACGGAGAAGCAGGGCGGCTCCGATGTCCGCGCGGGTACCACCCGCGCCGCGCCGCAGCCCGACGGCTCCTACCTACTGACCGGCCACAAGTGGTTCACCTCCGCCCCCATGTCGGACATGTTCCTCACCCTGGCGCAGGCGCCGGGCGGGCTGAGTTGTGTTCTGGTGCCGCGCATCCTGCCCGACGGCTCGCGTAACCGGTTCCACCTGCAGCGCCTGAAGGACAAGTTGGGCAACCACAGCAACGCCAGCTCGGAGATCGAATACGACGGTGCCGTCGGTCATCTGGTCGGCGAGGAGGGCGCCGGCGTGCGCACCATCGTGGAGATGGTGAACATGACCCGCCTCGACTGCACGATCGGATCGGCTGCGCTGATGCGGATCGGCACCCAGCAGGCCGCGCACCACGTGGCGCATCGGAACGCCTTCGGCGCCGTGCTCATCGATCAGCCCCTGATGCGGAACGTGCTCGCGGATCTGGCCGTCGAAGCCGAGGCTGCGACCACCGTCGCGATGTGGCTGGCCGAGCTCACCGATCTCGCACAGGCCGGCGCGACGATGGCCGACGGCTCACCGGCCGCGGACCTGCGCCGGATCGCCTTGGCCATCAGCAAGTTCCACGTGTGCAAGCGCGGCCCGATCCATGCGGCCGAGGCAATCGAATGCTTCGGCGGCAACGGCTACGTGGAGGAGTCGGGGATGCCGAAGCTGTACCGCGAGGCGCCGCTGCTGTCCATCTGGGAAGGCTCGGGCAACGTGGCCGCGCTCGACGTGCTGCGGGCCGCCGGTCGCCAGCCCGCCACCGTCGCAGCGCTGTTCGGCTTCCTCGACGGTGCCGCGGGTGCGGATGAGCGGCTCGATGCGGCGGTGATCCGGCTCAAGGACGAGCTGTCAGATGTCGATCAGTTGGAGTACCGCGCCCGGCGCGTGGTCGAGGCCGCGGCGCTGGCGATCCAGGGCGCGCTATTGGTCACTCGCGGCGAGCAGGCCGCCGCCGACGCCTTCTGCGCCACCCGTCTGGGAGCCGATTGGGGCGGGGTCTTCGGCACGCTCCCCCGCGGTCTCGACGTGGGCACGCTGATCGCCCGCGCCACACCCAAGGTCGGCTAG